The genomic DNA CGCTCAGCTGTGGGTGGCGCTGCCCGACGCCGATCGCGACACCGCCCGCGACTTCGCCCACTAGGTGCCGCCGGCCCACACGACCGGCGACGCAACGGTGCGAGTGTTTCTCGGCGAGTTGGCAGGCGACCGCTCTCCCGTCGCCACCTTCACCCCACTGCTGGGCGCGCAGATCGATCTGCCGCCCCACGCGACCGTCGCCCTCGACGTCGACCCCTCGTTCGAGCACGGTGTCCTGCTCGATCAAGGTGATCTTCGGGCCGGTGGCGACGCCCTCGGCATCGGCGATCTCTGGTACCAGTCGCCCGGTTGCGATCGCGTGGAGTTGACCAACCGCGGCGACACCCCTGCCCGCGCCCTGCTCCTCGGCGGCCCGCCGTTCGGGGAGGAACTGGTCATGTGGTGGAACTTCGTGGGCCGCACCCACGACGAGATCGAGGCGTTCCGCGCGCAGTGGCAGGATCAGGACGAGCGGTTCGGTGAGGTGGCCGGATATCCGGGTACCCGCCTTCCGGCGCCGCCGTTGCCCAACGGCAGGCTGCGCCCCCGCCGCAACCCGACCCCACGAGGAGCACCGTGAGTTCCGAACCCATGACCGACAAGACCGGCGCACCAGTCACGGTCTCCGAGGAGCCCGGCCGGTTCACCATCGCAGTGGACGGCCGCACGGTAGGCCTCGCCGACTACCACGACCGCGGCGGTCAGCGCGTCTTTCCCCACACCGAGGTCGAGCCGGAGTTCGAGGGCCGCGGCCTTGGCACGATCCTGGTCGCCGAGGCGCTACGGGTTACCCGCGAGGAGGGTCTGCGCATCGTGCCGTCGTGCTCGATGGTGGCGCACTACGTCCAGAAGCACCCGGAGTACGCGGACATCACCGACTGAGCTGACCACCCGGCGTCGGCTTCGCACTGGTGGAGAACACCACGGTGCGACGGCGCTGTGCCTTGGCGGCATACATCGCGCGGTCGGCAACGCGCAGGAGCGTCGCGCCATCTCGGTCGTCGTCGGCGCCGGTCTCGACGACTCCGACACTGGCTCCCATCTGGACGGCGAAACCCGCGACCAGCACCGGCTCGGCCAGCATCGTCTGGATGCGCTCGGTCACCGCCGGCAGTTCACCCGGCTGGAACGGGCCGACCAGCAACACGATGAACTCGTCGCCTGCGAAGCGGCACACCACGTCGTCCTTGCGCACCGCTCCCCGCAATCGTTGCGCCGCTGCCTGAATGACGACGTCGCCGGCGTCGTGGCCCAGCGAGTCGTTGACGCCCTTGAGGTCGTCGAGGTCGATGAACAGCACGGCGGCCAATTGGCCGTGATCTCGCAGCCGTTGCACGCTGTCAAGCAGGAACGTGCGATTGGGGAGGCCGGTCAGCGGATCGTGCAGTGCCTGGTGAGCGAAGCGTTCGGTCGCCGATCGGCTGGCCGAGATGTCGCGGAACGAAATCAGCACCGCAGACCGCTCCCCCTCCTCGGGGTTCAGCCGACAGGTGCTGACGGCCAGCCAGCGGGCCTGGCCGTCCGCGGCATTCATGTTGAGCGCCTCACCGGTGAACGGCGTGCCGTCGCGCAGCGTCTGCAACACCGGCGGCTCGGAGATCGACTTGATCGGCGCACCCTCCGCGTCGTAGGCGAGGTACTCCCAGTGTTCCGACCACGCGCGCCTCAACTCGCGATAGCCCACCACGAGGTGGTCGGCCGTGACCCCGAGCAGACGCTTCACGGCGGGATTCACCGACAGGATGCGGCCGGTGTGGTCGAGTACCAGCACGCCCTCGTCGAGTGAGGCCACCACCGTCTCGAAGTGCTGCTCGGCACGCCGCAACGCCGTCTGGTCGGTGCAGAGCAGGACGTAGCCGTCGTCCATCGCCGCGGCCGAGACGCGCACGGTCAGCATGCGGCCGCCGACGTCGTAGTGCGTCATGGTCGCCACGCCGCCCAGGTCGAGGACCTTCTGCGGATCGAGTTCGGCGCCAACGGCTTCCGTGACCGGCCGGCGCATGACTTCGTCGGCCGAGCGCCGGTAGATCGTCTCGGCGGCGGGGTTCCAGCTCGTAACTTCGCCGTCGGTGGTCGTGGCGATGATCGCGTCGCTCACGTGCTGGACCAACGCCGCCTGGTAGCGCAGCGCAGACTCGACGGCCTTCTGCGCCGACACGTCGCGGAAGATCACCTGGTAGGCGGGTTCACCGCTCCACACCGTCAGCACCGACACCGCTTCGACGTCGAGGCGGGTCCCGTCGAAGCGCAGCATCGTGGCCTCGGACGGCTCGGAGATGTCGCCCTGACGGCGCAGCCCGGCGATGCGCGACAGCATGGCGGGCACCGACTCGGGATTCACGAACGCCGTGATCATGTGACCGATCATCTGGTCGGCGGAATCTGCTCGCATCCAGCGCAAGCCGGCCTTGTTGACGTAGACCAGACGACCGTGCTGATGCACGCAAATCGCATCAGGGCTGTGTTCGAGCAGCCGTCGATAACGCTCGTCGGCGGACTCGTTACCGGCTAGGGACAGCTCCGCGGGAGAGTCATCGGTAGCGCTGACGTCCGCCGC from Mycolicibacterium arabiense includes the following:
- a CDS encoding GNAT family N-acetyltransferase, whose amino-acid sequence is MTDKTGAPVTVSEEPGRFTIAVDGRTVGLADYHDRGGQRVFPHTEVEPEFEGRGLGTILVAEALRVTREEGLRIVPSCSMVAHYVQKHPEYADITD
- a CDS encoding sensor domain-containing protein, which produces MNRICAGRAQNSVLLWNARSNAESPRTFVTLGDDEIDAAADVSATDDSPAELSLAGNESADERYRRLLEHSPDAICVHQHGRLVYVNKAGLRWMRADSADQMIGHMITAFVNPESVPAMLSRIAGLRRQGDISEPSEATMLRFDGTRLDVEAVSVLTVWSGEPAYQVIFRDVSAQKAVESALRYQAALVQHVSDAIIATTTDGEVTSWNPAAETIYRRSADEVMRRPVTEAVGAELDPQKVLDLGGVATMTHYDVGGRMLTVRVSAAAMDDGYVLLCTDQTALRRAEQHFETVVASLDEGVLVLDHTGRILSVNPAVKRLLGVTADHLVVGYRELRRAWSEHWEYLAYDAEGAPIKSISEPPVLQTLRDGTPFTGEALNMNAADGQARWLAVSTCRLNPEEGERSAVLISFRDISASRSATERFAHQALHDPLTGLPNRTFLLDSVQRLRDHGQLAAVLFIDLDDLKGVNDSLGHDAGDVVIQAAAQRLRGAVRKDDVVCRFAGDEFIVLLVGPFQPGELPAVTERIQTMLAEPVLVAGFAVQMGASVGVVETGADDDRDGATLLRVADRAMYAAKAQRRRTVVFSTSAKPTPGGQLSR